One window of the Vigna radiata var. radiata cultivar VC1973A chromosome 1, Vradiata_ver6, whole genome shotgun sequence genome contains the following:
- the LOC106771819 gene encoding inositol-3-phosphate synthase: MFIQSFKVESPNVKYTESEIESVYNYETTELVHENKNGSYQWVVKPKTVKYEFKTNTDVPKLGVMLVGWGGNNGSTLTGGVIANREGISWATKDKIQQANYFGSLTQASAIRVGSFQGEEIYAPFKSLLPMVNPDDIVFGGWDISNLNLADAMARAKVFDIDLQKQLRPYMESMTPLPGIFDPDFIAANQGDRANNVIKGTKKEQVQQIIKDIKEFKEKSKVDKVVVLWTANTERYSNVVVGLNDTEENLLASLDRNEAEISPSTLYAIACVMENVPFINGSPQNTFVPGLIDLAIRRNSLIGGDDFKSGQTKMKSVLVDFLVGAGIKPTSIVSYNHLGNNDGMNLSAPQTFRSKEISKSNVVDDMVNSNAILYEPGEHPDHVVVIKYVPYVADSKRAMDEYTSEIFMGGKNTIVLHNTCEDSLLAAPIILDLVLLAELSTRIQFKAENEGKFHSFHPVATILSYLTKAPLVPPGTPVVNALSKQRAMLENIMRACVGLAPENNMILEYK; encoded by the exons ATGTTCATCCAGAGTTTTAAGGTGGAGAGTCCCAACGTGAAGTACACAGAGAGTGAGATTGAGTCTGTGTACAATTACGAAACCACTGAGCTTGTTCACGAGAACAAGAATGGCAGTTATCAGTGGGTTGTGAAGCCCAAAACTgtgaaatatgaatttaaaacaAACACTGATGTGCCTAAATTAGG GGTAATGCTTGTTGGTTGGGGTGGAAACAATGGCTCAACGCTCACCGGTGGTGTTATTGCTAACAGAGA GGGTATTTCATGGGCAACAAAAGACAAGATTCAACAGGCCAATTACTTTGGGTCACTGACCCAGGCATCAGCTATCAGAGTAGGGTCTTTCCAAGGAGAGGAAATATATGCTCCTTTCAAGAGTCTGCTTCCAATG GTAAACCCTGATGATATTGTGTTCGGGGGATGGGATATCAGCAACTTGAACCTGGCTGATGCCATGGCCAGGGCCAAGGTGTTTGACATCGACCTGCAGAAACAGTTGAGGCCTTACATGGAATCCATGACTCCACTCCCTGGAATCTTTGACCCCGATTTCATTGCTGCCAACCAAGGAGACCGTGCCAACAACGTCATCAAGGGCACAAAGAAagaacaagttcaacaaatcaTCAAAGACATTAA GGAGTTTAAGGAAAAGAGCAAGGTTGACAAGGTGGTTGTGCTCTGGACAGCCAACACAGAGAGGTACAGCAACGTAGTTGTGGGATTAAACGACACCGAGGAAAACCTCTTGGCTTCCTTGGACAGGAACGAGGCTGAGATTTCCCCTTCCACCTTGTATGCCATTGCTTGTGTCATGGAAAATGTTCCCTTCATAAATGGAAGCCCTCAAAACACCTTTGTCCCAG GGTTGATTGATCTGGCCATCAGGAGGAACAGTTTGATTGGAGGAGATGACTTTAAGAGTGGTCAGACCAAAATGAAATCTGTGTTGGTGGATTTCCTTGTGGGGGCAGGCATCAAG CCAACATCAATAGTGAGTTACAACCATCTGGGAAACAATGATGGTATGAATCTTTCAGCCCCTCAAACCTTCCGCTCTAAGGAAATTTCCAAGAGCAATGTTGTTGACGACATGGTCAACAGCAACGCCATCCTCTATGAACCTGGCGAACATCCTGACCATGTTGTTGTTATTAAG TATGTGCCTTACGTTGCGGATAGCAAGAGGGCGATGGATGAGTACACTTCAGAGATATTCATGGGTGGAAAGAACACAATAGTGTTACACAACACCTGTGAGGATTCACTATTAGCTGCTCCTATTATCTTGGACCTGGTTCTTCTTGCTGAGCTTAGCACTCGAATCCAGTTTAAAGCTGAAAATGAG GGCAAGTTTCACTCATTCCACCCGGTTGCCACCATCCTCAGTTACTTGACCAAGGCCCCTCTT GTTCCACCTGGTACTCCAGTGGTGAATGCATTATCGAAGCAGAGAGCTATGCTGGAAAATATCATGAGGGCTTGTGTTGGATTAGCTCCCGAGAACAACATGATCCTGGAGTACAAGTGA